A region from the Beduinella massiliensis genome encodes:
- a CDS encoding TetR/AcrR family transcriptional regulator produces MATAFSMQERETITRLLTDAARRCAATIGMKKTTLEQLTREAGISKSAFYRFYDSKEHLFLDILEEWHADIYGSAESVLDGRMDLPLKARVAQAILTACRVMGQGETMALFAKDLPAILRRLPPDVLREHYHSDSQHIARLIDRSGARLKVSRDIAEAMLRMIVMSYFQREDIGEHYQEALEALVYSVCEQIIED; encoded by the coding sequence ATGGCGACGGCATTCAGCATGCAGGAACGCGAAACCATCACCCGGCTGCTCACGGATGCCGCCCGGCGCTGCGCGGCGACGATCGGCATGAAGAAGACGACGCTGGAGCAGCTTACGCGTGAAGCGGGCATCTCCAAGAGCGCCTTTTACCGGTTTTACGACAGCAAGGAGCACCTCTTCCTCGACATCCTGGAGGAATGGCACGCGGACATCTACGGCAGCGCCGAGTCCGTGCTGGACGGCCGCATGGATTTGCCGCTCAAGGCCCGCGTCGCCCAGGCGATCCTCACGGCCTGCCGGGTTATGGGCCAGGGCGAGACCATGGCGCTCTTCGCCAAGGACCTGCCCGCCATCCTGCGCCGCCTGCCGCCGGACGTCCTGCGGGAACACTACCACAGCGACAGCCAGCACATCGCGCGCCTGATCGACCGCTCCGGCGCACGGCTCAAGGTGTCCAGGGACATCGCCGAGGCGATGCTGCGCATGATCGTCATGAGCTACTTCCAGCGCGAGGACATCGGCGAGCACTATCAGGAGGCCCTGGAAGCGCTGGTATACAGCGTCTGCGAGCAGATCATCGAGGATTGA
- a CDS encoding HlyD family efflux transporter periplasmic adaptor subunit, whose product MRKISCLLLCLLLALTGSAALAETDLGAMDTATGEVEAVRTFDITAPYSGVLLPFDLELGDRVKLGDALFELDTAKVYAPCDGTLGALFAAAGDDADAVTRRYGGIAAVEPKENLILDCTTTGAYDEAENKLLHVGELLYYKNASGDKANGTGRVTAVSPSGYQVEILSGTPEVKQSVNLYRDSFYTRESNVGKGTCAPASPVSVPGSGRVLRVHAAEGQSVKAGDLLFELAAADAAPDALSAKVPSSASGVISALAAASGQQVYKGQLLCTVSDESALQVTADVDEMDLGSLTVGDSVPVVFDRFPETVYQGTVTSISALGTVKQNASYYTVKLSVGGANLLLGMSATVYLTK is encoded by the coding sequence ATGCGGAAAATCTCTTGCCTGCTGCTTTGCCTGCTGCTCGCGCTCACGGGGAGCGCCGCCCTGGCCGAAACCGACCTCGGCGCGATGGACACCGCCACCGGCGAGGTGGAGGCGGTGCGCACCTTCGACATCACGGCTCCCTACTCCGGCGTGCTGCTGCCCTTCGACCTGGAGCTGGGCGACCGCGTGAAGCTGGGCGACGCCCTCTTTGAGCTGGACACCGCGAAGGTATACGCCCCCTGCGACGGCACGCTGGGCGCGCTGTTCGCGGCGGCCGGGGACGACGCGGACGCCGTGACCCGCCGCTACGGCGGCATCGCGGCCGTCGAGCCGAAGGAAAACCTGATCCTCGACTGCACGACCACCGGCGCCTACGACGAGGCCGAAAACAAGCTGCTGCACGTGGGCGAGCTGCTCTACTACAAGAACGCCTCCGGGGACAAGGCGAACGGCACGGGCCGGGTCACGGCGGTGTCGCCCTCCGGGTATCAGGTGGAAATCCTCTCCGGCACGCCGGAGGTCAAGCAAAGCGTAAACCTCTACCGCGATTCCTTCTACACGCGCGAAAGCAACGTGGGCAAGGGCACCTGCGCGCCCGCGAGCCCTGTTTCGGTGCCGGGCAGCGGCAGGGTGCTGCGCGTACACGCGGCGGAAGGGCAGAGCGTGAAGGCGGGCGACCTGCTCTTCGAGCTCGCCGCCGCGGACGCCGCGCCGGACGCCCTCTCCGCAAAGGTTCCCTCCAGCGCCTCCGGCGTGATCAGCGCGCTCGCCGCCGCCAGCGGCCAGCAGGTCTACAAGGGCCAGCTTCTGTGCACGGTCAGCGACGAGAGCGCCCTGCAGGTCACCGCGGACGTGGACGAAATGGACCTGGGCTCGCTCACCGTGGGCGACAGCGTGCCCGTGGTCTTCGACCGCTTTCCGGAGACGGTCTATCAGGGCACGGTGACCTCGATCTCCGCGCTGGGCACGGTCAAGCAAAACGCCAGCTATTACACGGTGAAGCTCTCCGTCGGCGGCGCGAACCTGCTGCTGGGCATGAGCGCGACGGTGTACCTTACCAAGTAA
- a CDS encoding FtsX-like permease family protein codes for MVKDKNTLRKKLLRDMSRAKLQFISMMLLCALGTWVFSGLDAAWRMIDRTIETYYEEQNLADFWVQLPGADREALRRVERLTGVQRVQMRVNAEMDTNLQSGGTLQVLGYDGAAEINAPLLKEGALLAKDDKRGLLLEKQFADANGLSVGDTFRLKLDECGYDQSFTVRGIVLSPEYVITAKDVTPDPMHYGFAIVNLPALSPIPASELLVELSPGADEAAVRGRIEDLYPYALVVDQKANGSTQRTRNDVTMYRRLSYVFPMLAFAVSAMIVLTTITRLIDNQRMQLGTLKALGYGGNRVTRHYLAYAFYPSLVGALLGLGVGRVTLPKMLWDMEASHYVFPYQLRAPVSAAAWCMCALSVALSCAVCYFAYRKAAREVTASLLRPKPPKDGSRIFLERFTGLWKRLSFNTKMVVRNLFRNKLRAVMLLIGILCCNMLIITSLGLEDSVRFFVGEYYDGTIQYDLRADLTDEGGTAQSYYSRLDAERVEGIMEKAVSLRAEKNARTTTLTVVEPGQRLLNLGEDRTWTEIPAQGVAVTKKLCETIGLSPGDAVEIWLPGDDQPLRETVAKVVYSNIGQGVYMSRALWDTLGKGDFRPTSLLLKAPTDACAARVRQMDELDALKDPAVQHEQNLSILKSLTGIFNLMSGAALGLAFVILYNMGILNFMERNREYATLKVLGYHQKEIKRLMVRENNWITTIGVLLGIGPGIWLTGVVMHSVESEQMVYGAHVELQSILIACVVTFAFSRFVQWILTRNVRKIDMVTSLKSVE; via the coding sequence ATGGTAAAAGACAAGAATACCCTGCGCAAAAAGCTGCTCCGCGACATGTCCAGGGCGAAGCTGCAGTTCATCTCCATGATGCTGCTGTGCGCGCTGGGCACCTGGGTGTTCAGCGGCCTGGACGCGGCCTGGCGCATGATCGACCGCACCATCGAGACGTACTACGAGGAACAAAACCTCGCGGACTTCTGGGTGCAGCTGCCGGGCGCGGACCGCGAGGCCCTGCGCCGCGTGGAGCGCCTGACGGGCGTTCAGCGGGTGCAGATGCGCGTGAACGCGGAGATGGACACCAACCTGCAAAGCGGCGGCACCTTGCAGGTGCTGGGCTACGACGGGGCGGCGGAGATCAACGCGCCGCTTCTCAAGGAGGGCGCGCTGCTCGCGAAGGACGACAAACGCGGACTGCTGCTGGAAAAGCAGTTCGCCGACGCCAACGGCCTGTCCGTCGGGGATACGTTCCGCCTGAAGCTGGACGAATGCGGCTACGACCAGAGCTTCACCGTGCGCGGCATCGTGCTGAGCCCCGAATACGTCATCACCGCCAAGGACGTGACGCCAGACCCGATGCACTATGGCTTTGCGATCGTGAATCTGCCGGCGCTTTCCCCCATTCCCGCGAGCGAACTGCTCGTGGAACTTTCGCCGGGCGCGGACGAGGCGGCCGTGCGCGGGCGCATCGAGGACCTCTATCCCTACGCGCTGGTGGTAGACCAAAAGGCCAACGGCTCCACCCAGCGCACGCGAAACGACGTGACGATGTACAGGCGGCTTTCCTACGTGTTCCCGATGCTCGCCTTCGCCGTCTCCGCGATGATCGTGCTTACCACCATCACGCGCCTGATCGACAACCAGCGCATGCAGCTCGGCACGCTGAAGGCCCTGGGCTACGGCGGAAACAGGGTGACGCGCCATTATCTGGCCTATGCGTTCTATCCCTCGCTCGTGGGCGCGCTGCTGGGCCTGGGGGTCGGACGCGTTACGCTGCCGAAGATGCTGTGGGACATGGAGGCGAGCCACTACGTCTTTCCCTATCAGCTCCGCGCGCCCGTATCCGCGGCGGCGTGGTGCATGTGCGCGCTCTCCGTCGCGCTGAGCTGCGCGGTCTGCTACTTCGCCTACCGAAAGGCAGCGCGCGAGGTCACGGCCTCCCTGCTGCGGCCCAAGCCGCCCAAGGACGGCAGCCGCATCTTTCTGGAGCGCTTTACCGGCCTGTGGAAGCGCCTGAGCTTCAACACGAAGATGGTCGTGCGCAACCTCTTTCGCAACAAGCTGCGCGCCGTCATGCTGCTCATCGGCATCCTCTGCTGCAACATGCTGATCATCACCTCCCTGGGGCTGGAAGATTCCGTTCGCTTTTTCGTGGGCGAATACTACGACGGCACGATCCAGTACGACCTGCGCGCCGACCTCACGGACGAGGGCGGCACAGCGCAGTCCTATTACAGCCGTCTGGACGCCGAGCGGGTGGAGGGCATCATGGAGAAGGCGGTCAGCCTGCGCGCCGAAAAGAACGCGCGCACGACCACCCTGACCGTGGTAGAGCCCGGGCAGCGGCTGCTCAACCTGGGCGAAGACCGCACCTGGACGGAAATCCCCGCACAGGGCGTTGCGGTGACGAAAAAGCTCTGCGAGACGATCGGGCTTTCCCCCGGCGACGCGGTGGAAATCTGGCTGCCGGGCGACGACCAGCCCCTGCGGGAGACGGTCGCCAAGGTCGTCTACAGCAACATCGGCCAGGGCGTTTACATGAGCCGCGCGCTGTGGGATACGCTGGGCAAGGGAGACTTCAGGCCCACCTCGCTGCTGCTCAAAGCCCCCACGGACGCCTGCGCCGCCAGGGTGCGCCAGATGGACGAGCTGGACGCGCTCAAGGATCCCGCGGTGCAGCACGAGCAGAACCTGAGCATCCTGAAGTCCCTGACCGGCATCTTCAACCTGATGAGCGGCGCGGCGCTGGGCCTCGCGTTCGTCATCCTATACAACATGGGCATTCTGAACTTTATGGAGCGCAACCGCGAGTACGCGACGCTCAAGGTGCTGGGCTACCACCAAAAGGAGATCAAGCGCCTGATGGTGCGCGAGAACAACTGGATTACGACGATCGGCGTGCTGCTGGGCATCGGCCCGGGCATCTGGCTGACGGGCGTGGTCATGCACTCGGTCGAATCGGAGCAGATGGTCTACGGGGCGCACGTGGAGCTGCAGTCCATCCTCATCGCCTGCGTCGTGACGTTCGCGTTTTCCCGGTTCGTGCAGTGGATTCTGACCCGCAACGTAAGGAAGATCGACATGGTGACCTCCCTCAAGAGCGTCGAGTGA
- a CDS encoding ATP-binding cassette domain-containing protein: MAYIAFEDVCKEYPTAGEPVRAANHVNFEIEKGELCVVLGPSGAGKTTVLNLLGGMDRATSGTITVGGKVVTALTPRQLTEYRRLDVGFVFQFYNLMPNLTALENVELAQQVCKNALNPREVMEQVGLADRMGNFPAQLSGGEQQRVSIARALCKNPALLLCDEPTGALDSKTGVQVLSLLSNLSRDFGTTVVIITHNAMIAPLGRRVIRMKNGGIDSVTLCENPARVEDIAW, from the coding sequence ATGGCTTATATCGCTTTTGAGGACGTGTGCAAGGAGTACCCGACCGCGGGCGAGCCGGTGCGCGCCGCGAACCACGTGAACTTCGAGATCGAGAAGGGGGAGCTTTGCGTGGTGCTGGGCCCCAGCGGCGCGGGCAAGACGACGGTGCTCAACCTCCTGGGCGGCATGGATCGGGCGACCAGCGGCACGATCACCGTCGGGGGCAAGGTGGTGACGGCGCTCACGCCGCGCCAGCTCACGGAATACCGCCGTCTGGACGTGGGCTTTGTGTTTCAGTTTTATAACCTGATGCCCAACCTGACGGCGTTGGAGAACGTAGAGCTCGCCCAGCAGGTGTGCAAAAACGCGCTGAACCCCCGCGAGGTGATGGAACAGGTCGGCCTTGCGGACCGCATGGGCAACTTCCCGGCGCAGCTCTCCGGCGGCGAGCAGCAGCGCGTCTCCATCGCGCGGGCGCTGTGCAAAAACCCCGCGCTGCTGCTGTGCGACGAGCCCACCGGCGCGCTCGACTCCAAGACCGGCGTGCAGGTGCTCTCGCTCCTTTCCAACCTCTCGCGCGACTTCGGCACCACGGTGGTCATCATCACGCACAACGCGATGATCGCCCCGCTGGGCCGGCGGGTCATCCGCATGAAGAACGGCGGGATCGATTCGGTCACGCTCTGCGAAAACCCCGCCAGAGTGGAGGACATCGCATGGTAA
- a CDS encoding QueT transporter family protein → MRKTNVKKLTRAAVIAALYAALTLVLAPISYGAMQVRVSEGLTLLPVLLPEAVPALFVGCLLANLLGGCALPDIVFGSLATLLAAVSTRMLRKNKWLAALPPVVFNGLIVGALVHALYTPEIPLPLCMLYVAAGEAIACYAVGMLMLKGMERMPESLMGN, encoded by the coding sequence ATGCGAAAAACGAACGTCAAGAAACTCACCCGCGCGGCCGTCATCGCCGCGCTCTACGCCGCGCTCACCCTCGTGCTCGCGCCCATCAGCTACGGCGCGATGCAGGTGCGCGTGTCGGAGGGGCTGACGCTGCTGCCCGTGCTCCTCCCGGAGGCCGTGCCCGCGCTCTTCGTCGGCTGCCTGCTCGCCAATCTGCTCGGCGGCTGCGCGCTGCCGGACATCGTCTTCGGCTCGCTCGCGACGCTGCTGGCGGCGGTTTCCACCCGCATGCTGCGCAAAAACAAGTGGCTCGCCGCGCTGCCGCCCGTCGTCTTCAACGGGCTGATCGTGGGCGCGCTCGTGCACGCGCTCTACACGCCGGAAATCCCCCTTCCGCTGTGCATGCTCTACGTCGCCGCGGGCGAAGCCATCGCCTGCTACGCGGTGGGCATGCTGATGCTCAAGGGCATGGAGCGGATGCCGGAAAGCCTCATGGGCAACTGA
- a CDS encoding DUF1540 domain-containing protein, with translation MHTEKHSQCIHCSVSSCKYHDTQDMCGLESIKVVAKNNCHNGCKDESMCGSYECCK, from the coding sequence ATGCATACTGAAAAGCATAGTCAGTGCATCCATTGCTCCGTCAGTTCCTGTAAGTATCACGATACGCAGGACATGTGCGGCCTGGAGAGCATCAAGGTCGTCGCCAAGAACAACTGCCACAACGGTTGTAAGGACGAAAGCATGTGCGGCAGCTACGAGTGCTGCAAGTAA
- a CDS encoding SH3 domain-containing protein translates to MRRTISRAVCVFTAALLFAVQPLPAGAQTKTWTEAIAGVHLSYTYTTFDEELPDELAQALSDGEWADAACIHGAIRQSVQQDFPAIAMIALKREGETYLLALEKPKESEWTLADSAAHAVLSNRSFTFSFDDRAGFLLRYPCGDGGEEVFTYGLRSVRGMQEGEQYRCLVFVNYEHRFPDGSALTIGSDYPRTCFVVTQTPPVGETQEEYIPCVHTEFLEYLNADEFPRTPEAVHAYAASAPKFDADVAVAGASVNLRTAASSRSESLGNYFNGTLVHVLETYPGEFWPWFRVRLGGVEAYMSRPYVSEPNPERVAAALNGNLLPVAKTLTACTLYEKLGSASKPVAELEAGTRLHVLGTAGNHGLWLHVCVPRGEIGWVMDIEGTYGYLRTSDVRIAPTIQRLDD, encoded by the coding sequence ATGCGCAGAACCATCTCCCGCGCCGTCTGCGTTTTCACCGCCGCCCTGCTCTTCGCCGTGCAGCCCCTCCCCGCAGGGGCGCAGACGAAGACCTGGACGGAAGCGATCGCAGGCGTACACCTGTCGTACACCTACACGACCTTTGACGAAGAACTGCCGGACGAACTGGCTCAGGCGCTTTCGGACGGCGAATGGGCGGATGCCGCATGTATTCATGGGGCGATCCGCCAAAGCGTCCAGCAGGACTTTCCCGCCATCGCGATGATCGCGCTTAAGCGCGAAGGGGAAACCTACCTGCTTGCGCTCGAAAAGCCCAAGGAATCAGAATGGACTCTCGCGGACAGTGCGGCGCATGCCGTCCTGTCCAACCGAAGTTTTACCTTCTCCTTTGACGATCGCGCCGGGTTTCTGCTCCGTTACCCTTGCGGCGACGGCGGGGAAGAGGTCTTTACCTACGGCCTTCGCAGCGTACGGGGCATGCAGGAGGGCGAGCAATACCGCTGCCTCGTCTTCGTCAACTACGAGCACCGGTTTCCTGACGGCAGCGCGCTCACCATCGGTTCAGACTATCCGCGTACCTGCTTCGTCGTCACACAGACCCCGCCCGTCGGCGAAACACAGGAGGAATACATTCCCTGCGTACATACGGAGTTTCTGGAATACCTGAACGCCGACGAGTTTCCCCGCACGCCGGAGGCGGTTCATGCCTACGCCGCCTCCGCGCCGAAATTTGACGCGGACGTGGCCGTCGCGGGCGCCTCGGTCAACCTGCGCACGGCCGCAAGTTCACGCTCCGAATCGCTGGGGAACTACTTTAACGGCACGCTCGTCCACGTATTGGAGACGTACCCCGGCGAATTCTGGCCCTGGTTCCGCGTGCGGCTGGGCGGCGTCGAGGCCTACATGAGCCGCCCCTACGTTTCGGAGCCGAACCCGGAACGCGTGGCCGCCGCGCTAAACGGTAACCTGCTGCCCGTGGCCAAGACGCTTACGGCCTGTACGCTCTACGAAAAGCTGGGCAGCGCCTCCAAGCCCGTCGCGGAGCTGGAGGCGGGCACGCGCCTGCACGTGCTGGGCACGGCCGGAAACCACGGGCTGTGGCTGCATGTATGCGTTCCGCGAGGGGAGATCGGCTGGGTCATGGACATCGAGGGCACGTACGGCTATCTGCGCACATCGGACGTACGGATCGCCCCGACGATTCAGCGGCTGGACGATTAG